Proteins encoded by one window of Bubalus kerabau isolate K-KA32 ecotype Philippines breed swamp buffalo chromosome 22, PCC_UOA_SB_1v2, whole genome shotgun sequence:
- the LOC129636453 gene encoding uncharacterized protein LOC129636453, whose translation MRNALRVRATAAKDPPRSPRFGPALLLPPTASRGARRSPSAWYPLRLGYSQSPGLPVVFHHARSGHCAPTRRSRRRRRMDKMAAATSQAGNGAERRRGPPGHCSGRRRRPARGIAKRGGRRAAEGTRCGVTANHVVAVRRPVGETQPARVKRKKRERTSGKVMCL comes from the exons ATGAGGAATGCACTTCGCGTCCGCGCCACCGCGGCCAAGGATCCACCGAGAAGTCCCAGGTTCGGCCCCGCACTCCTGCTCCCTCCCACAGCGTCCCGCGGTGCCAGGCGGTCTCCCAGCGCCTGGTACCCCCTCCGTCTCGGGTACTCACAGAGTCCGGGGCTGCCCGTCGTCTTCCATCATG CCCGCTCCGGACACTGCGCTCCAaccaggaggagcaggaggaggaggaggatggacaAAATGGCCGCCGCCACCAGCCAGGCAGGAAACGGGGCAGAGCGCAGGCGCGGCCCGCCAGGTCACTGCTCAGGCCGGCGGCGACGACCTGCAAGGGGGATCGCTAAGAGGGGAGGAAGACGGGCCGCTGAGGGAACCCGGTGCGGTGTCACGGCGAACCACGTCGTCGCTGTGCGCCGGCCGGTCGGCGAAACCCAGCCAGCTcgagtcaaaagaaaaaagagagagagaacctcCGGGAAGGTGATGTGTCTGTGA